In Scatophagus argus isolate fScaArg1 chromosome 5, fScaArg1.pri, whole genome shotgun sequence, a genomic segment contains:
- the coq8b gene encoding atypical kinase COQ8B, mitochondrial codes for MLSEVLQVLRGAGKVGSALVTTQGEQLRLMACNSSMGAGVKVVQDVVEGLVGTFMSNSSEQQSIKEDVFPDAEGWESMDPDEAAKWAVGSEFPPEAPEQSQTEAGAAREIPTGVPPPPPGEAPAGAGWLGQSTRFLHTTHGLHRYYYQTRSLHDSVVARLTPEDIKKAREAKQTLVKPVRQKLSDRARERKVPATRISRLVNFGGLAVGLGIGAIAEVAKQSLGGKQKGDMSALLDSPLLSEANAERIVNTLCKVRGAALKIGQMLSIQDNSFINPQLQKIFERVRQSADFMPAWQMNKVLEEELGPGWRDKLLSFEDKPFAAASIGQVHHAVLKDGREIAMKIQYPGVAESIQSDINNLMSVLKMSVVLPEGLFADSSLEVLQRELAWECDYNREAECAKKFRSLLEGDEFFQVPEVIDELSGRRVLAMELVQGVPLDRCVDLDQETRNQISFNILQLCLRELFEFRFMQTDPNWANFFYNSDTNKVVLLDFGACRSYPESFTDDYIQVVHAASEGDRATVLSKSKDLKFLTGFEAKAFEEAHVEAVMILGEAFASTEPFDFGMQSTTQRIQSLIPIMLRHRLTPPPEETYSLHRKMAGSFLICSKLNARIMCRDMFQDVYSRYNQRRQAEAAQATA; via the exons ATGCTGTCAGAAGTCCTGCAGGTACTGCGTGGGGCAGGTAAAGTGGGGTCTGCCCTTGTCACCACCCAGGGTGAGCAGCTCCGATTAATGGCCTGCAACTCCTCCATGGGAGCTGGGGTCAAAGTTGTTCAGGATGTGGTGGAAGGACTGGTGGGCACCTTTATGAGCAACAGCAGTGAG cAACAGTCAATAAAGGAGGATGTGTTTCCGGATGCAGAGGGTTGGGAGAGTATGGACCCTGATGAAGCAGCCAAATGGGCTGTGGGATCTGAGTTCCCCCCTGAAGCTCCAGAGCAAAGCCAGACAGAAGCTGGAGCTGCTAGAGAGATCCCAACAG GagttcctcctccaccaccaggCGAAGCTCCTGCAGGGGCAGGCTGGCTGGGACAGAGCACTCGCTTCCTTCACACAACCCACGGTCTCCACAGGTACTACTACCAGACCAGGTCACTCCATGATTCAGTGGTTGCCAGACTCACTCCAGAGGACATTAAGAAAGCCAGGGAGGCCAAGCAGACCCTGGTAAAACCTGTCAGACAAAAG CTGAGTGACCGTGCCAGAGAGAGGAAGGTACCTGCCACGAGAATCAGCAGGCTGGTTAATTTTGGGG GACTGGCAGTAGGACTCGGGATTGGCGCCATTGCAGAAGTGGCAAAACAGTCACTGGGTGGCAAACAAAAaggag ACATGAGTGCCCTGTTAgactctcctctcctgtcagaGGCCAATGCTGAGAGAATAGTCAACACTTTGTGCAAGGTCCGTGGAGCTGCACTCAAGATAGGACAGATGCTCAGCATTCAAG acaactCCTTCATCAACCCCCAGCTACAGAAAATCTTTGAGAGAGTCAGACAGAGTGCAGACTTCATGCCTGCCTGGCAAATGAAT AAAGTTCTAGAGGAGGAGCTGGGACCAGGCTGGCGAGACAAGCTATTATCATTTGAAGACAAACCGTTTGCTGCAGCGTCCATCGGCCAGGTGCATCATGCAGTGTTAAAAGATGGTAGAGAAATTGCCATGAAGATCCAG TACCCTGGAGTGGCAGAGAGCATCCAGAGTGATATAAACAACTTGATGTCAGTTCTGAAAATGAGTGTAGTCCTGCCAGAAG gcTTGTTTGCAGACAGCAGCCTAGAGGTTCTTCAGAGGGAGCTGGCATGGGAGTGTGACTACAATAGGGAGGCAGAGTGTGCCAAGAAGTTCAG GTCCCTGCTGGAGGGAGATGAGTTTTTCCAAGTCCCAGAGGTCATCGATGAACTGTCGGGCCGCAGGGTGCTGGCAATGGAGCTGGTACAAGGAGTCCCTTTGGACCGCTGTGTAGACCTGGACCAGGAGACCAGGAACCAG ATTTCTTTCAACATCCTCCAGCTGTGTCTCAGGGAGCTGTTTGAGTTCAGGTTCATGCAGACAGATCCAAACTGGGCCAACTTCTTCTACAACTCAGACACCAACAAG GTTGTTCTGTTGGACTTTGGGGCATGCAGAAGCTACCCAGAATCATTTACAGATGACTACATACAG gtggtGCATGCAGCCTCTGAGGGTGATCGAGCCACTGTTCTTTCCAAATCGAAGGATCTGAAATTCCTGACAGGCTTCGAGGCCAAG GCCTTCGAAGAGGCCCACGTGGAGGCGGTGATGATCCTCGGCGAAGCCTTTGCGTCTACGGAGCCCTTTGACTTCGGCATGCAGAGCACCACCCAGCGCATCCAGAGCCTCATCCCCATCATGCTACGCCACCGACTCACCCCTCCACCCGAGGAAACGTATTCCCTCCACCGCAAGATGGCCGGCTCCTTCCTCATCTGCTCCAAACTGAATGCACGCATAATGTGCAGGGACATGTTCCAGGATGTGTACAGCAGATACAACCAGAGGAGGCAGGCAGAGGCAGCGCAGGCCACTGCTTAG